The genomic region ACATAGGATGCAGGCCGGGCTATTCTGTCGTTACCAGGATCCAAGACGTTGTAAGCCTTGATTACCGCTCTATCCTTATCAGCGAGTACAGGGAATTCAAGCCTACTGGCTTGGACTGTCTTTTTGGTATCGCCTTCATCATCGGAACTAATAGCGATGAGCTCCGCGCCTGCTGCTCGAATTTTAGCATAGTTTTTTTGCAACTCTCCGAGTTGCCCTCTGCAGAACGGTCACCAGCCCCCGCGGTAAAATACAAGCACTACGTTCTTGTTTCCGACATAATCAGCGAGTGCGTGCAATTTGCCATCGCCATCCGGCAATTCAAAGGCGGGTGCCTGACTTTCGAGACTCAAACCCTGACCTGGATCCAACTTCTCCGGTTCAGCCCGTCGGGTCAGTTGAACCTGTAACTCCAATGTTTCCGCCGCCGGTATCGGATGCACGGCGACTTCCTTACCTTCGTAACCGGCATGCGTGATTGATAAGGTAAAGGCTTGCTCGACGGGTAGGTTTTCAAAGG from Candidatus Poribacteria bacterium harbors:
- a CDS encoding peroxiredoxin family protein, with amino-acid sequence MQKNYAKIRAAGAELIAISSDDEGDTKKTVQASRLEFPVLADKDRAVIKAYNVLDPGNDRIARPASYVLRKDGTIAWKSLNGVAVRVPTAQILTELGKL